Proteins from one Rhizobium sp. CB3090 genomic window:
- a CDS encoding transposase: protein MPAKPKEARAVALVRDLIWRFYKALKIWKQKPLPQAIPGFRRRFDRIFTLHTGYDALDQLLTRLHRRKDELLKVLECPHIPLHTNASENDLRAFVTKRKISGGTLSRDGLVARDTMLGLMKTCKKLGLSFYRYLGDRLGIAGQIIPPLAGLVAAKA from the coding sequence ATGCCGGCCAAGCCGAAGGAGGCGCGAGCGGTCGCGCTGGTGCGCGATCTTATCTGGCGATTTTACAAGGCGCTGAAGATCTGGAAGCAAAAGCCTTTACCACAGGCAATCCCAGGCTTCCGACGACGGTTCGACAGGATCTTTACCCTGCACACTGGCTATGACGCCCTCGATCAACTGCTGACGCGCCTGCATCGTCGAAAAGACGAGTTGCTGAAGGTGCTCGAGTGTCCACATATTCCATTGCACACGAACGCGTCGGAGAACGACTTGCGGGCCTTTGTCACCAAACGCAAAATCTCGGGCGGTACCTTAAGCCGGGACGGCCTCGTTGCGCGCGACACCATGCTCGGTCTGATGAAGACCTGCAAAAAGCTCGGGCTGTCCTTTTATCGCTATCTCGGCGACCGGCTCGGCATCGCCGGCCAGATCATCCCGCCACTGGCAGGCCTTGTCGCGGCGAAAGCTTGA
- a CDS encoding cell division protein ZapB gives MVTGLLERAEQAEVRLARLEAENAALREENAALRLENTRLKAENQLLRDEIARLKNLPPRPPFRSSGMDKATDDKPGGQQAGKKKPRGPKLDVKRVSREEVLRANVPAGSRFKGYKSCFVRELVLTAELVHYRRECWIMPDGKTVIAPLPVGIMGGYGPNIRRLCLMLHAQGQVTTGRLTTLLNDVGVEISKRQVVRLLTKELDGFVAEDAAVLHAGLVSSSYVTVDDTGARHAHGNFYTTQIGGDHFTVFRTTNRNRD, from the coding sequence TTGGTGACCGGCCTGCTGGAAAGAGCGGAGCAGGCTGAAGTTCGCCTTGCGAGACTTGAGGCCGAGAACGCGGCCCTTCGTGAAGAAAACGCGGCGCTTCGCCTGGAAAACACCCGTCTGAAGGCCGAGAACCAGCTTTTGCGCGACGAGATCGCGCGGCTGAAGAACCTGCCGCCACGCCCGCCGTTTCGCTCCTCCGGCATGGATAAGGCAACGGATGATAAGCCGGGCGGTCAACAGGCCGGCAAGAAGAAGCCACGCGGCCCGAAGCTCGATGTGAAGCGGGTCAGCCGGGAGGAGGTTTTACGTGCAAACGTTCCGGCCGGCTCGCGCTTCAAAGGCTACAAAAGCTGCTTCGTGCGGGAATTGGTTCTCACGGCCGAGCTTGTGCACTACCGGCGGGAATGCTGGATCATGCCGGATGGGAAGACAGTGATCGCACCGTTGCCCGTGGGGATCATGGGTGGCTACGGCCCGAACATCCGGCGGCTTTGCCTGATGCTGCATGCGCAAGGGCAAGTGACGACTGGGCGGCTGACGACGTTGTTGAATGATGTCGGCGTCGAGATCTCTAAGCGTCAGGTCGTGCGCCTTCTGACCAAAGAGCTGGATGGGTTTGTCGCCGAGGATGCGGCGGTGCTGCATGCCGGCCTGGTGTCGTCCTCCTATGTCACAGTGGATGACACCGGCGCCCGCCACGCTCATGGTAACTTTTATACGACGCAGATCGGCGGCGACCACTTTACGGTCTTCCGCACCACGAATCGAAATCGCGACTGA
- a CDS encoding M20 aminoacylase family protein codes for MNPSEASRIIADEAKTWRREIHQHPELLFDLPRTSAMVAEKLRAFGCDEVVTGFAKSGVVATISGSKGNGKTIALRCDMDALPMSEQTNLPYASKIPNMMHACGHDGHTAMLLGAAKRFAAERNFAGKIVLIFQPAEEGGGGGRVMLEEGLLDRFGIDEVYGMHNQPGLAVGSFAIRSGPMMAAGDRFVITINGRGGHAASPHLARDPVVVASHVVVALQSIVSRFTDPFDPVVISVTFISGGDRKALNVIPPAVEVGGTVRTMLPATRRAVEQRFRDVVTGTAKLYDAQAEIDWRPGYPVTVNNAEKTLVAIAAASSVVGAERVDGNWSMTMGSEDFSYMLEKRPGALIWLGNGDSADLHNPAYDFNDNAIAYGIDYWAALVAQQLS; via the coding sequence ATGAACCCGTCCGAAGCATCTCGCATCATCGCGGATGAGGCCAAGACCTGGCGCCGCGAGATACACCAACATCCTGAGCTTCTATTCGATCTGCCACGCACATCGGCAATGGTGGCGGAAAAGCTGAGGGCGTTCGGCTGCGACGAGGTGGTGACGGGATTCGCCAAGTCCGGCGTCGTGGCGACGATCTCTGGCAGCAAAGGCAATGGCAAGACGATCGCGCTTCGCTGCGACATGGACGCGTTGCCGATGTCCGAACAGACAAATCTGCCCTATGCGTCGAAGATACCGAACATGATGCATGCCTGCGGACATGACGGTCACACCGCCATGCTTCTCGGTGCCGCCAAGCGCTTTGCCGCCGAGCGCAATTTCGCCGGCAAGATCGTTCTGATCTTCCAGCCGGCAGAAGAGGGCGGCGGTGGTGGACGCGTCATGCTGGAGGAGGGGCTGCTCGATCGTTTCGGCATCGATGAAGTCTATGGCATGCACAATCAGCCGGGTCTCGCCGTCGGTTCGTTCGCTATCCGCAGCGGCCCGATGATGGCTGCTGGCGATCGTTTCGTCATCACCATCAACGGACGAGGCGGCCATGCGGCCTCGCCGCATCTCGCCCGCGACCCCGTAGTTGTCGCGTCGCATGTGGTCGTCGCACTCCAATCGATCGTGTCGCGCTTTACCGATCCGTTCGACCCTGTCGTCATCTCCGTCACCTTCATCAGCGGTGGCGACCGGAAAGCCCTGAACGTCATTCCGCCCGCAGTCGAAGTCGGCGGCACGGTCCGCACGATGCTGCCGGCGACACGCCGGGCCGTCGAACAGCGGTTTCGCGATGTGGTGACTGGGACCGCGAAGCTCTATGACGCGCAGGCCGAAATCGATTGGCGCCCGGGATATCCGGTGACCGTCAACAACGCCGAGAAGACCTTGGTTGCGATTGCCGCTGCCAGCAGCGTCGTGGGTGCGGAGCGCGTCGACGGCAATTGGTCGATGACGATGGGCTCGGAGGACTTTTCCTACATGCTCGAAAAGCGGCCCGGCGCACTTATCTGGCTCGGCAACGGCGACAGCGCCGATCTGCATAATCCGGCCTATGACTTCAACGACAATGCGATCGCCTACGGCATCGATTATTGGGCTGCCCTGGTTGCGCAGCAACTATCGTAG
- a CDS encoding adenylate/guanylate cyclase domain-containing protein: protein MQFSPEEAAGSPVESLGIWPTRRSNILDWLVHDTRDERFIDNILVDLCVRLRAAGIPVARATMHFRTLHPQWLGARILWRTGLDEANISMFSYGVETTPQFLASPINEIFNGAAEVRQNLEKLDKADRPAYPLYEEMRAEGLTDYIAWPIYHTLGKRHIVTFAADIPGGFTEEHVTFLKDLLPALTLVSEIRLKNILARTLLRTYVGPHASEQILAGATTRGSGTTVGAAILICDLRDFTTISDMWPRDDVIELLNGYFDAMSEPIEKHGGEILKFMGDGLLAIFPLSDPMACANLLQAISEAEAAVGALNEENSRQGREVLRYGVGVHVGDVMYGNIGSRTRLDFTVIGPAVNVASRLETLTKEVKRPVLLSKAFVDMAGCEIEMESLGAFPLKGLGEPVDVFAFATNGNGVARHKARS, encoded by the coding sequence ATGCAATTTTCACCGGAAGAGGCGGCCGGCTCGCCTGTCGAGAGCCTTGGTATATGGCCGACAAGACGGAGCAATATCCTCGACTGGCTCGTGCATGATACCCGTGACGAACGCTTCATCGACAATATTCTCGTGGATTTATGCGTGAGACTGCGGGCGGCCGGCATCCCCGTTGCCAGGGCAACAATGCATTTCAGAACGCTTCACCCGCAATGGCTCGGCGCACGAATTCTCTGGCGCACGGGGTTGGATGAGGCGAACATCAGCATGTTCAGCTATGGGGTCGAGACGACACCACAGTTTCTGGCAAGTCCGATCAATGAGATATTCAACGGTGCCGCCGAGGTCCGCCAGAATCTCGAAAAGCTGGATAAGGCCGATCGGCCGGCCTATCCGCTTTACGAGGAAATGCGTGCCGAAGGATTGACCGACTATATCGCTTGGCCGATCTACCACACGCTTGGCAAGCGCCACATCGTCACCTTTGCCGCCGATATACCCGGCGGCTTCACCGAAGAGCACGTTACTTTCCTGAAGGATCTGCTGCCGGCCCTGACGCTGGTGAGCGAGATTAGGCTGAAAAACATCCTGGCCCGGACGCTTCTGCGCACCTATGTCGGGCCACATGCCAGCGAGCAGATCCTGGCCGGCGCCACCACCCGCGGCAGCGGCACCACCGTCGGCGCGGCCATACTCATCTGCGACCTGCGCGACTTCACGACGATTTCGGACATGTGGCCGCGCGACGATGTGATCGAACTTCTGAATGGCTATTTCGACGCGATGTCGGAGCCGATCGAGAAACACGGCGGTGAGATCCTGAAATTCATGGGGGACGGATTGCTGGCGATTTTTCCGCTGAGCGACCCGATGGCCTGCGCCAACCTCCTCCAGGCGATCAGCGAGGCGGAGGCTGCAGTCGGCGCGCTTAATGAAGAAAATAGCCGGCAAGGCCGCGAGGTGCTGCGCTATGGCGTCGGCGTCCATGTCGGCGATGTGATGTATGGCAATATCGGTTCCCGGACCCGCCTCGATTTCACCGTGATCGGTCCGGCCGTCAATGTCGCTTCGCGACTGGAGACGCTGACCAAGGAGGTCAAACGGCCTGTGCTGTTGTCCAAGGCTTTCGTCGATATGGCAGGCTGCGAGATCGAGATGGAAAGTCTCGGCGCCTTCCCCCTCAAAGGTCTTGGCGAACCGGTCGACGTGTTCGCTTTTGCGACGAATGGAAATGGCGTGGCACGTCACAAAGCCCGGTCGTAA
- a CDS encoding DUF992 domain-containing protein: MKKLLATAFSAASLIVTGAAAARAADLQTTYVEPDERNGVKIGYLTCDIGGGVGYVLGSAKEVDCVFRSTVGKERVDHYTGAIRKMGVDLGFTTRSRLVWLVFAPTAGYHHGALSGLYQGITAEATLGAGVGANILVGGTSGSIHLQTISVTGQLGLNLAATGTSVTLSTIE; encoded by the coding sequence ATGAAAAAATTACTCGCGACGGCATTTTCAGCAGCATCATTGATCGTCACCGGTGCCGCGGCGGCGCGTGCGGCCGACTTGCAGACAACCTACGTGGAACCGGACGAGCGCAATGGCGTGAAGATCGGCTATCTTACGTGCGACATCGGCGGGGGTGTCGGGTATGTACTCGGATCGGCCAAGGAAGTTGATTGTGTATTCCGCTCGACCGTCGGGAAGGAGCGTGTGGACCATTATACCGGTGCTATCCGAAAAATGGGCGTCGATCTCGGCTTCACAACCCGCAGCCGGCTTGTCTGGCTCGTCTTTGCCCCGACAGCCGGCTATCATCACGGTGCCTTGAGTGGTCTTTATCAGGGCATTACCGCCGAAGCGACCCTCGGTGCCGGCGTCGGCGCCAACATTCTTGTCGGCGGCACCTCCGGCTCCATCCATCTTCAGACAATCAGCGTAACCGGGCAACTCGGGCTCAATCTCGCCGCTACCGGTACGTCAGTGACGCTGAGCACGATAGAATAA
- a CDS encoding adenylate/guanylate cyclase domain-containing protein, with translation MDDVREWLRELRLDHLADIFAKNQIDFDSLRLLSEGDLQDMRIPLGPRRKILAGIKLLNSEPDAVLPSPAVERRQLTILFCDLVGSTEYATQLDPEDFSHLTQTYLAACTLAVKSHNGIAANYIGDAFQALFGYPIAEEDDGERALRLAFDILRIVPQIEVPQGPPLRVRIGIASGLVVVGDFVGAPAGVSTVALGSIPNLAQRLQTLAEPQTILTDQKTYEITAGAFEFADLGLRTLKGFSSPQQVWRAEKANILENRFAKRTRLTELVDRREEMTRVLKLWRDVISEKRGQALLISGEPGIGKSRLVFEVQRQIPQCTVLTLQCSRAYSNTALFPFLSLLKRYAGIAADDAPNVLLDKLKAVLALSEVPIASSLPIFAELLSIEQAGVPISDLTAARQRDVSHRILIDWLHHISRISPVLLSIEDVHWIDPSSREVVGMLVGEAISFPMLILITSRETSLGNDREPEPLCKIGLERLSNDDAAMLVRHIDEGNNLSDETSLSLLAKAEGVPLFVEELARAVLETVPSADGDLSGRQKSTLSVPSSLQSSLLSRLDKIGPAKAVAQIAAVVGREFDAKLVAHLCGIARPVLDATLSRLIESGLVIPQLSAGGQNYAFAHALLQESARDTLLRERCRELHGQVAEAIEQIHPKLAAEHPEILAQHFAEAELFERAADCWLAAGLNVGKTWAKVEAANMFANGLECLAKLPESPERDRKELRLELERGDVLYATFGYVTAGGSAAYRNVLRLSEKLEDSEAPIRALDGIFGTAFNSARFADALWASDQLIDIGRIRSSLRAAVLGMQFKGMTLFAQGHFTQAREYLEAALRYIGHADEIGSDFPSMAMSYLAWTLQLIGLDQAAIELYRDAEADARRHSAYRLAACLGNGCILHAFRGDTGPLHRMVDELSVLAKENGFRMWQNMASFFHGWLMVRVDNDPRGLEKMRHTCDNLGEQEIDKSCYLGLLGDCYLQSGDLHACLATLNQALELVASTSENYFTAELLRLKGEALSRLDSTDGEAEDCLYSAIEFAHEQQARMWEMKAADSLNRIQGLKTRKPNA, from the coding sequence ATGGACGATGTACGGGAATGGCTGCGCGAACTGAGGCTCGATCATCTCGCCGACATATTCGCCAAGAACCAAATAGATTTCGACAGCCTCCGCCTTCTCTCCGAAGGGGATCTGCAGGATATGCGGATTCCTCTGGGTCCACGCCGGAAGATTCTGGCGGGCATCAAGCTATTGAACAGCGAGCCCGACGCGGTACTGCCGTCGCCGGCGGTCGAACGCCGGCAGTTGACGATATTGTTTTGCGATCTCGTCGGGTCCACGGAGTATGCGACGCAGCTTGATCCGGAAGACTTCAGCCATCTTACCCAAACCTACCTGGCAGCCTGCACGCTCGCGGTAAAAAGCCATAACGGTATTGCTGCAAACTATATCGGCGACGCTTTCCAGGCCCTGTTCGGATATCCGATTGCCGAAGAAGATGACGGCGAACGCGCATTGCGCCTTGCTTTCGATATCCTGCGCATCGTGCCGCAGATCGAAGTGCCGCAGGGACCGCCTCTGCGCGTCCGGATCGGGATAGCGAGCGGATTAGTAGTGGTCGGAGATTTTGTCGGAGCGCCCGCCGGGGTTTCGACGGTCGCTCTCGGCTCGATCCCGAACCTAGCCCAGAGGCTGCAAACGCTGGCCGAGCCGCAGACGATACTGACCGATCAAAAGACCTATGAGATCACGGCCGGCGCATTCGAATTTGCCGATCTCGGGCTGCGGACGCTCAAAGGATTTTCGTCGCCGCAGCAGGTCTGGCGTGCCGAAAAGGCGAATATTCTGGAAAACCGTTTTGCAAAAAGAACGCGGTTGACCGAACTCGTCGATCGGCGTGAGGAAATGACGCGTGTCCTTAAACTCTGGCGCGACGTGATTTCCGAAAAGCGCGGCCAAGCGCTCCTGATCTCCGGCGAACCGGGAATCGGCAAATCGAGGCTGGTCTTCGAGGTTCAGCGGCAAATTCCGCAATGCACAGTGCTGACACTCCAGTGTTCCAGAGCCTATTCGAACACCGCGCTCTTTCCTTTCCTCAGCCTGCTTAAGCGCTACGCAGGCATCGCGGCCGACGATGCCCCTAATGTATTGCTGGATAAGCTCAAAGCTGTCCTCGCGCTCAGCGAGGTTCCGATTGCCAGCTCGCTGCCCATTTTCGCCGAGCTGCTGTCCATCGAACAGGCAGGCGTCCCGATCTCCGATTTGACCGCCGCGCGCCAGCGCGATGTTTCGCACAGAATCCTGATCGACTGGCTTCATCACATTTCTCGGATCAGTCCGGTTCTGCTGTCGATCGAAGACGTTCACTGGATCGATCCTTCATCGCGCGAGGTCGTTGGGATGCTTGTCGGAGAAGCCATCTCATTTCCGATGCTGATCCTGATTACCTCTCGCGAGACATCGCTCGGCAATGACAGGGAACCGGAGCCTTTGTGCAAAATCGGCTTGGAGCGGCTGAGCAACGACGACGCTGCTATGCTCGTCCGTCACATCGATGAAGGCAACAATCTGTCCGACGAGACGAGCCTGTCGCTATTGGCCAAGGCGGAAGGCGTTCCGCTCTTCGTCGAGGAGCTTGCCCGTGCGGTGCTGGAAACGGTGCCTTCCGCCGACGGGGACCTGTCAGGCCGGCAAAAATCCACGCTTTCCGTGCCGAGCTCCCTGCAATCGTCATTGCTCTCGCGCCTTGACAAGATCGGCCCGGCAAAGGCGGTCGCCCAGATTGCTGCCGTGGTCGGACGCGAATTCGATGCGAAGCTTGTCGCACATCTCTGCGGTATTGCACGTCCCGTCCTCGACGCAACACTTAGCCGGCTCATCGAGTCAGGCCTGGTCATACCGCAGCTGTCAGCGGGCGGCCAGAACTATGCTTTTGCGCATGCGCTCCTGCAGGAATCGGCCCGGGATACGCTGCTGCGTGAACGATGCCGGGAACTCCACGGCCAGGTTGCCGAAGCAATCGAGCAAATCCACCCGAAGCTTGCGGCGGAGCATCCGGAAATCCTGGCACAGCATTTCGCCGAAGCCGAGCTGTTCGAGCGGGCCGCCGATTGCTGGCTTGCCGCGGGGCTCAATGTCGGCAAGACATGGGCGAAGGTCGAGGCGGCGAACATGTTTGCGAATGGCTTGGAATGCCTGGCCAAATTGCCGGAGTCGCCCGAGCGCGACAGGAAGGAGCTTCGTCTGGAACTGGAGCGCGGCGACGTGCTCTATGCGACATTCGGCTATGTTACCGCCGGAGGCAGTGCCGCCTACCGCAATGTCTTGCGGCTCAGCGAAAAACTGGAGGATTCCGAAGCACCGATCCGCGCGCTCGACGGCATCTTCGGAACAGCGTTCAACTCTGCCCGCTTTGCAGATGCACTCTGGGCAAGCGACCAGCTTATCGATATCGGCAGAATTCGCAGCAGCCTCAGAGCCGCGGTCCTTGGAATGCAGTTCAAAGGCATGACGCTCTTTGCACAGGGCCACTTCACACAGGCCCGCGAATATCTCGAGGCGGCGCTTCGCTATATCGGGCACGCCGATGAGATCGGCAGTGATTTTCCAAGCATGGCGATGTCTTATCTTGCCTGGACCCTGCAATTGATCGGCCTGGATCAGGCGGCCATCGAATTGTACCGCGATGCGGAAGCCGATGCGCGCCGGCATTCCGCCTACAGGCTTGCCGCCTGCCTCGGCAACGGCTGTATTCTCCACGCATTCCGTGGCGACACCGGGCCGCTGCACCGCATGGTCGACGAATTATCCGTCCTCGCAAAGGAAAACGGCTTTCGCATGTGGCAGAACATGGCCTCCTTTTTCCACGGCTGGCTGATGGTCCGGGTGGATAATGATCCACGCGGCCTGGAAAAAATGCGGCATACCTGCGACAATCTTGGAGAGCAGGAGATCGATAAATCCTGTTACCTCGGCCTGCTCGGAGATTGCTATCTGCAATCAGGTGATCTCCATGCGTGCCTGGCAACTCTGAACCAGGCGCTTGAGCTGGTTGCCAGCACCAGCGAAAACTATTTCACGGCCGAGTTGTTGCGTTTAAAAGGCGAAGCTTTATCGCGTCTGGATTCTACCGATGGCGAGGCGGAGGATTGTTTGTACAGCGCCATCGAATTTGCCCACGAGCAACAAGCGCGAATGTGGGAGATGAAGGCTGCAGACAGCCTCAATCGGATCCAGGGACTGAAAACGCGCAAGCCAAACGCGTGA
- a CDS encoding nuclear transport factor 2 family protein, producing MAAVTGDFANRILCMKLALGMAVVIISAGPAIAQSAPSDPASNMPDCTYQGTDYLLSVTNPPPDDRQLIMDLIHRYNWALDDGSLVGVDEMLRDDVTYELCNSIEKQVVLKTNKLQLEQYLEDLSNELDKNRSMTRHIESNTLLNAVDANTVQGKTTVVVTIQFGGIETPVVDYTGALHTVFKKDGSGWKFSSIILITDGPKISFRAR from the coding sequence ATGGCAGCCGTAACTGGAGACTTTGCAAACCGCATTCTATGCATGAAATTGGCGCTCGGCATGGCTGTCGTCATAATATCAGCCGGACCGGCCATTGCTCAATCGGCCCCTTCCGATCCAGCGTCCAACATGCCGGACTGTACCTATCAGGGCACCGACTATCTGCTGTCCGTCACCAATCCGCCCCCAGACGATCGGCAGCTCATCATGGATCTCATTCATCGATACAATTGGGCCTTGGACGACGGCTCGCTCGTCGGCGTCGACGAGATGCTGCGCGATGATGTCACCTATGAACTTTGCAACTCTATCGAAAAACAGGTCGTGTTGAAAACAAACAAGCTACAGCTTGAACAGTATCTCGAAGATCTTTCGAACGAACTGGATAAAAACCGAAGCATGACTAGGCATATCGAGAGCAACACACTTCTCAATGCGGTCGACGCGAATACGGTGCAAGGAAAAACGACCGTCGTCGTCACCATCCAGTTCGGGGGGATCGAAACGCCGGTGGTCGATTACACGGGAGCCCTTCATACCGTTTTCAAAAAGGACGGTAGCGGCTGGAAATTCTCAAGCATCATTCTCATTACGGACGGGCCCAAGATCAGCTTCAGAGCGCGGTAG
- the pepT gene encoding peptidase T: protein MTDTVTDRFLRYVVIDTQSDPKSSTQPSTEKQRNLGRILVEELLAIGLSDAHLDEHGYVYATIPSNVDRPVPVICFCSHMDTAPDFTGTNVKPQILRNYAGGDIQLPGDPQQVIRVSDNPVLRDQIGNDIITSDGTTLLGADDKAGLAEIMTAAQFLVDNPQIEHGTIKLLFTTDEEIGRGVDKVDLTKLGAAFAYTVDGETAGHIEDETFSADGVEITIQGVAIHPGFAKGKMENAIKIAGDIISRLPKDMAPETTDGRDGFVHPTGVSGSMEKAALSLIVRDFDDGGLASKETMLEAIVKEVMADYPGSTYSFRVKQQYRNMKPILDRHPEIADYAIEAVRRAGMTPVRGSIRGGTDGSRLSFMGLPCANIFAGGHAFHSPLEWVSRQDMEKGVRTLVELAKIWAERA from the coding sequence ATGACCGATACCGTTACCGATCGCTTCCTTCGCTATGTCGTCATCGACACCCAGTCGGATCCCAAGTCATCGACACAGCCCTCCACGGAAAAGCAGAGGAACCTAGGCCGTATCCTGGTCGAGGAATTGCTGGCGATCGGCCTTTCCGATGCTCATCTCGATGAGCACGGCTACGTCTACGCAACCATTCCCTCCAATGTCGACAGGCCAGTCCCGGTCATCTGCTTCTGTTCGCATATGGATACCGCACCCGACTTCACCGGAACGAACGTCAAGCCGCAAATCCTGCGAAATTATGCCGGCGGTGACATTCAGCTTCCAGGCGATCCGCAACAGGTCATTCGCGTCAGCGATAATCCGGTCCTGCGCGACCAGATCGGCAACGACATCATCACGTCAGACGGCACGACGCTGCTCGGCGCCGATGACAAGGCTGGCCTTGCGGAGATCATGACGGCAGCTCAGTTCTTGGTCGACAATCCGCAGATCGAACATGGAACGATCAAGCTCCTGTTCACGACCGATGAGGAAATCGGACGCGGGGTCGATAAGGTCGATCTGACGAAGCTCGGCGCCGCGTTCGCCTACACCGTCGACGGCGAAACGGCCGGTCATATCGAGGATGAAACATTCTCTGCCGATGGTGTCGAAATCACCATTCAAGGCGTCGCCATCCATCCCGGCTTCGCCAAGGGCAAAATGGAGAATGCTATCAAGATCGCCGGCGACATCATCAGCCGACTGCCGAAGGACATGGCGCCGGAGACGACGGACGGCAGGGATGGCTTCGTTCACCCGACGGGTGTGAGCGGTTCGATGGAAAAGGCAGCCCTCAGCCTTATCGTCCGCGACTTCGACGATGGCGGTCTCGCCAGCAAGGAGACCATGCTCGAGGCGATCGTAAAAGAGGTGATGGCGGATTATCCCGGCTCCACCTATTCCTTCAGGGTCAAGCAGCAGTACCGCAACATGAAGCCCATCCTTGACCGCCATCCGGAGATCGCAGACTACGCCATCGAAGCCGTCCGGCGCGCCGGCATGACGCCTGTTCGCGGCAGCATCCGCGGCGGCACCGACGGCTCCCGGCTGTCGTTCATGGGCCTGCCCTGCGCCAACATCTTCGCCGGCGGCCATGCCTTTCACTCGCCGCTCGAATGGGTCAGCCGGCAGGACATGGAGAAGGGCGTCAGGACGCTTGTCGAACTGGCAAAAATCTGGGCGGAGCGCGCTTGA